One genomic window of Cellulophaga sp. Hel_I_12 includes the following:
- a CDS encoding metal ABC transporter permease, protein MTNTQIEIQAIAALVAVACAIPGAFLVLRKMAMISDAISHAILPGIVLGFFITQDLNSPLLILLAALTGVITVILVEYIQKTGLVKEDTAIGLVFPALFSIGVILIAKNANDVHLDIDAVLLGELAFAPFDRFILGETDMGPKSLWVIGTILLSTLLLLFLFFKELKLSTFDKGLATTLGFSPVLLHYGLMTVSSITVVGAFDAVGAVLVVALIIAPAATAYLLTDDLKKMILLSCGFGVFAAIGGYWMANILNASIAGSMTTVLGFLFLLVYLFAPKQGVLSGYFQEKQQRVEVSLLVFLLHLQNHAEPRERHVNHLREHINWQKVRAKTVLDLAIKNNLIQVSEGIVSLTEKGQEFTDEALNYITTNKATAIEELKSRFFLFRG, encoded by the coding sequence ATGACTAACACGCAAATAGAAATACAAGCCATTGCGGCTTTAGTGGCTGTGGCGTGTGCCATTCCTGGTGCTTTTTTAGTACTACGAAAAATGGCCATGATTAGTGATGCCATCAGTCATGCAATACTACCTGGTATTGTTTTAGGCTTTTTTATTACCCAAGATCTCAACTCGCCCTTACTTATTTTATTGGCTGCGCTTACTGGTGTTATAACCGTTATTTTAGTCGAATATATTCAGAAAACTGGCTTGGTAAAAGAAGATACGGCTATCGGTCTAGTATTTCCTGCACTCTTTAGTATTGGTGTTATCCTGATTGCTAAAAACGCCAATGATGTGCATTTAGACATTGATGCAGTACTTTTAGGGGAATTGGCCTTTGCTCCTTTTGATCGGTTCATCTTGGGTGAAACAGACATGGGTCCTAAATCGCTTTGGGTTATTGGAACCATACTTTTGAGTACACTACTACTACTCTTCTTATTTTTCAAGGAACTTAAACTAAGTACTTTTGATAAAGGCTTAGCTACCACTTTGGGCTTCTCTCCTGTGTTATTGCATTATGGTCTTATGACGGTTTCTTCTATCACTGTTGTCGGCGCTTTTGATGCGGTAGGCGCTGTGCTTGTGGTGGCTTTAATTATAGCACCAGCGGCCACTGCCTATTTGCTCACGGATGATTTAAAAAAAATGATCCTATTAAGTTGTGGTTTTGGTGTTTTTGCTGCTATTGGAGGTTATTGGATGGCAAATATATTAAATGCTTCTATTGCAGGATCTATGACCACCGTATTGGGCTTTTTATTTCTACTCGTTTATTTATTTGCTCCTAAACAAGGTGTTTTATCAGGCTATTTTCAGGAAAAGCAACAGCGCGTAGAAGTTTCTTTACTTGTTTTTTTATTGCACTTACAAAATCATGCTGAGCCTAGGGAACGCCATGTTAATCATTTACGGGAACATATCAACTGGCAAAAAGTACGTGCAAAAACAGTTTTAGATTTGGCTATAAAAAACAATTTAATACAAGTTTCGGAGGGTATTGTTTCACTCACCGAGAAAGGACAAGAATTTACGGATGAAGCTTTAAACTATATTACGACGAATAAAGCAACCGCTATTGAAGAGCTAAAAAGTCGTTTTTTCTTATTTAGAGGTTAA
- a CDS encoding response regulator transcription factor: METVNKKILLVEDDPNFGIVLKDYLSMNDFDVVLAKNGMEGFEKFKKDTYDICILDVMMPYKDGFTLAKEIREKNEHVPIVFLTAKTMKEDVLKGYKAGADDYLNKPFDSEVLLMKLKAILQRKASSTLADSRKFEFTIGQFQLNSKLRFLKFKDHESIKLSPKENELLRLLALHENDLMPRELALTKIWRDDNYFTSRSMDVYIAKLRKYLKVDDTVEILNIHGEGFRLVVKTENAE, encoded by the coding sequence ATGGAAACAGTAAATAAAAAAATCCTTTTGGTAGAGGATGATCCAAATTTTGGAATAGTACTTAAAGACTACTTGTCAATGAACGACTTTGATGTGGTTTTGGCAAAAAACGGAATGGAAGGTTTTGAAAAATTCAAGAAAGACACCTATGATATCTGTATTTTAGATGTCATGATGCCGTATAAAGATGGTTTTACCTTAGCAAAAGAAATACGAGAGAAGAACGAACATGTTCCTATTGTTTTCTTGACCGCCAAAACCATGAAAGAAGATGTGTTAAAAGGATATAAGGCTGGTGCCGATGATTACTTGAACAAACCTTTTGATTCAGAAGTGTTGTTAATGAAATTGAAAGCTATTTTGCAACGAAAGGCATCAAGTACCTTGGCAGATAGTCGTAAGTTCGAATTTACTATCGGTCAGTTTCAGTTAAACTCTAAACTGCGGTTTTTAAAGTTTAAAGATCACGAATCCATAAAACTATCTCCCAAAGAAAATGAGCTTTTACGCTTATTGGCTTTGCATGAGAACGATTTAATGCCGAGAGAATTGGCCTTAACCAAAATTTGGAGAGACGATAACTATTTTACATCTCGAAGTATGGATGTATATATCGCAAAACTCAGAAAGTATTTAAAAGTTGATGATACCGTTGAAATTTTAAACATTCACGGAGAAGGTTTTAGATTAGTGGTTAAGACGGAGAACGCAGAATAA
- a CDS encoding sensor histidine kinase KdpD — protein sequence MNKRLFILLVVLMSISLIGIIFVQGYWIKQSVEDKEEQFSTTVTEILNTVTAKIEKRELADYTNELFKIKDSFGNQVKAPDLLKNLFFVERDLNSNEITYYSHGILEESYSIPNTIFDNSNIGLINDSSLIKNFTSIRNKTIFKEEFGLDGKSLSLSPVQKLEKIGGLSAIEKAAFEDVFKEKAKNQAIHTRISKQEIELLVGQELKNRNIDTEYEYGIYSKGLPTKVKSRKFKFAKSKLYAYPIFKDSEGESSFTLLLTFPSKKKFLIKTILPMAILSLLFTLVILLAYTSAIYQLIRQKQISEIKSDFINNMTHEFKTPIATINLAVEAIRNPKIIDDKEKVYRYLNMIKDENKRMHAQVENVLRISKLEKNQLDISKDRVDVHDIIHDAVAHVELIVADRGGYINLHLESERSEVLASDMHFTNVVVNILDNAIKYSPEAPKIDVYTELANTSIIIKIKDQGSGMSKAVLKKVFEKFYREHTGNIHNVKGHGLGLAYVKKIVEDHQGEVYVESEKGKGSTFYVKLPLI from the coding sequence ATGAACAAGCGTTTATTTATTCTTCTAGTAGTCTTGATGAGTATATCTTTAATAGGGATCATATTTGTTCAAGGATACTGGATAAAACAATCAGTGGAAGATAAGGAAGAGCAATTTTCTACCACGGTCACCGAAATTTTAAACACGGTCACGGCGAAAATTGAAAAAAGAGAACTTGCGGATTATACCAATGAGCTATTTAAAATTAAAGATAGTTTTGGAAATCAAGTAAAGGCTCCAGATTTATTGAAGAATTTATTTTTTGTAGAAAGAGATTTAAATTCTAATGAAATAACTTATTATTCACATGGTATCTTAGAAGAGAGTTACTCGATACCAAATACGATCTTTGACAACTCCAATATTGGTTTAATTAATGATTCATCATTGATTAAGAATTTTACGAGTATTCGAAATAAAACTATTTTTAAAGAAGAATTTGGACTTGACGGCAAATCTTTATCCTTGTCTCCTGTTCAAAAATTAGAAAAAATAGGAGGCTTAAGTGCAATTGAGAAAGCAGCTTTTGAGGATGTGTTCAAAGAAAAAGCTAAGAATCAGGCCATACACACAAGAATTAGTAAGCAAGAAATAGAGCTTCTCGTTGGCCAAGAGCTTAAAAATAGAAATATTGATACAGAATACGAATACGGGATTTATAGTAAAGGCTTGCCCACGAAAGTGAAATCAAGAAAATTCAAATTTGCAAAATCGAAACTGTATGCTTATCCCATTTTTAAAGATTCAGAAGGAGAAAGTAGCTTTACCTTGTTACTAACTTTTCCATCGAAGAAAAAGTTTTTGATTAAGACTATTTTGCCCATGGCAATTTTATCCTTGCTTTTTACCTTAGTAATTCTATTAGCATACACCAGTGCCATTTACCAATTGATACGACAAAAACAAATTTCTGAAATCAAATCAGACTTTATCAATAACATGACACATGAGTTTAAAACGCCCATTGCCACCATTAATTTAGCGGTAGAAGCCATTCGAAATCCGAAAATAATTGATGATAAAGAAAAGGTTTACCGGTATCTTAATATGATAAAAGATGAAAATAAACGAATGCACGCTCAGGTTGAGAATGTCTTGAGAATATCAAAATTAGAAAAAAATCAGTTAGATATTAGTAAGGATAGGGTAGACGTTCACGACATAATACACGATGCTGTTGCTCATGTAGAATTAATTGTAGCCGATAGGGGTGGTTATATCAACCTGCACTTAGAATCAGAACGCAGTGAAGTTTTGGCAAGTGATATGCATTTTACAAACGTCGTGGTCAATATCCTAGATAACGCTATAAAATATTCGCCAGAAGCACCAAAAATTGATGTATACACAGAGTTGGCTAATACGAGTATTATTATAAAAATAAAAGATCAAGGTTCCGGAATGAGTAAAGCGGTTTTGAAAAAAGTTTTTGAAAAGTTTTACAGAGAGCATACCGGAAACATACATAACGTAAAAGGTCACGGTTTAGGCTTGGCTTACGTAAAAAAAATAGTTGAAGATCACCAGGGAGAGGTCTATGTTGAAAGCGAGAAAGGTAAAGGAAGTACTTTTTACGTAAAACTGCCCTTAATATAA
- the coaE gene encoding dephospho-CoA kinase (Dephospho-CoA kinase (CoaE) performs the final step in coenzyme A biosynthesis.): MVVGLTGGIGSGKSTVAELFEALGVPVYSSDKEAKKLMTRKKIRKQISSLLGEKAYLEGELNRQFIAAKVFNNASLLGELNSIVHPAVKNHFLAWKNKQNYPYVIQETAILFENGLEGRFDKIILVTAPEKVRINRVTNRDKVTVEEVKARIANQWGDEEKSKKSDFIINNIDLTETTKKVHEIHNQLLKLCK, encoded by the coding sequence ATGGTTGTTGGTCTAACAGGAGGAATTGGTAGTGGTAAAAGTACGGTAGCTGAGCTTTTTGAAGCTTTGGGCGTTCCTGTTTATAGCTCTGATAAGGAAGCAAAAAAATTAATGACTAGAAAAAAAATTCGAAAACAAATTAGTTCTCTTTTAGGAGAAAAGGCATACCTCGAAGGTGAATTGAACAGACAATTTATTGCAGCTAAAGTTTTTAATAACGCCAGTTTATTAGGGGAATTAAATAGTATAGTGCATCCGGCGGTAAAAAACCATTTTTTAGCTTGGAAGAACAAACAAAACTATCCCTATGTGATTCAGGAAACTGCTATTCTTTTCGAAAATGGTTTAGAGGGGAGGTTCGATAAGATTATTTTAGTTACCGCTCCAGAAAAAGTCAGAATCAATAGGGTTACAAATAGAGATAAAGTTACTGTTGAGGAGGTAAAAGCAAGAATAGCGAATCAATGGGGCGATGAAGAAAAATCAAAAAAGTCAGATTTTATCATAAATAACATCGATTTAACGGAAACAACTAAAAAAGTACATGAAATTCACAATCAACTTCTTAAATTATGTAAATAA
- a CDS encoding YbbR-like domain-containing protein: MKRIKIALKKRKIKIFLIFLLVSSLAWFISELSGNYTGSAVFDIVYTNSPDSLLFVGASQDKIDVKLRASGFSFLRFNFGNKKITIDVSKAQLKSGNYIVPKRVYQFQIEQQLPQSMELVSIYNDDTIILELYPLFTKKIPVISKLELSLNQNYMLDTTLKITPDSILVRGPRKELDKIKSINTTAKEIADIADDFSEKLALVIPPKTDNLRYFTKEVEVYGKVARFSEKIIEVPIIVVNLPKDYDINIIPNIVSVLCKAKIDDLKQLKASDFTVIADYEARADKEQQTLLLALKTYPQVLNEPKLLTKEVRFILKRK, from the coding sequence ATGAAGCGAATTAAAATCGCACTTAAAAAAAGAAAGATAAAAATCTTCTTGATTTTTCTTTTAGTGTCTAGTTTGGCTTGGTTTATTAGCGAGTTGTCGGGTAATTATACCGGCAGTGCTGTTTTTGATATTGTGTATACCAATAGTCCTGACAGTTTACTTTTTGTAGGTGCTTCTCAAGATAAAATAGATGTAAAATTAAGGGCCAGTGGGTTTTCATTCTTGAGATTTAATTTTGGAAATAAAAAAATCACTATTGATGTTTCAAAAGCGCAACTAAAAAGCGGAAATTATATAGTTCCTAAGCGTGTGTACCAATTTCAAATAGAACAGCAATTACCGCAATCTATGGAATTGGTTAGTATCTACAACGATGATACTATCATTTTGGAATTATATCCATTATTTACGAAAAAGATACCTGTTATTTCAAAATTAGAGCTGAGTTTAAATCAAAACTATATGTTAGATACAACGCTAAAAATTACTCCTGATAGTATTCTTGTTAGAGGGCCTAGAAAAGAGCTTGATAAAATTAAAAGCATCAATACCACAGCTAAGGAAATAGCGGATATTGCTGATGATTTTTCAGAAAAATTGGCTTTAGTTATTCCACCAAAAACAGACAACCTTAGGTATTTTACAAAAGAGGTGGAAGTCTACGGAAAAGTAGCACGCTTTTCAGAAAAAATCATTGAAGTTCCCATAATAGTGGTGAACTTGCCTAAGGATTACGACATAAATATTATTCCGAATATCGTTTCTGTTTTATGTAAAGCAAAGATTGACGATTTAAAACAATTGAAAGCATCAGATTTTACGGTTATTGCAGATTATGAGGCACGAGCTGATAAAGAACAACAAACTTTGTTATTAGCGTTAAAAACCTATCCTCAGGTATTAAATGAACCTAAGCTACTCACTAAGGAAGTGCGTTTTATTTTAAAAAGAAAGTAA